One region of Camelina sativa cultivar DH55 chromosome 6, Cs, whole genome shotgun sequence genomic DNA includes:
- the LOC104792416 gene encoding ABC transporter G family member 34-like: MLGRDEDLVRTMSGRGGSLASTSQRNLAGAASRSFRDVFAAPTDDVFGRSGRREEDDVELRWAALERLPTYDRLRKGMLPQTTVNGKVGLEEVDLTNLAPKEKKHLMEMILKFVEEDNEKFLRRLRERTDRVGIEVPKLEVRYENVSVEGDVRSASRALPTLFNVTLNTIESILGLCHLLPSKKKKIQILKGISGIIKPSRMTLLLGPPSSGKTTLLQALAGKLDDTLQMSGRITYCGHEFREFVPQKTCAYISQHDLHFGEMTVRETLDFSGRCLGVGTRYQLLTELSRREREAGIKPDPEIDAFMKSISISGQETSLVTDYVLKILGLDICADVLAGDVMRRGISGGQRKRLTTGEMLVGPATALFMDEISTGLDSSTTFQICKFMRQLVHIADVTMVISLLQPAPETFELFDDIILLSEGHIVYQGARVNVLEFFEYMGFQCPERKGVADFLQEVTSKKDQEQFWNKREQPYRYVSVSDFSSGFNSFHTGQQLASEFRVPYDKSKTHPAALVTQKYGISNKDLFKACFDREWLFMKRNSFVYVFKTVQITIMSLIAMTVFLRTEMPVGTVQDGQKFYGALFFSLVNLMFNGMAELAFTVMRLPVFFKQRDFLFYPPWAFALPAFLLKIPLSLIESVIWIVLTYYTIGFAPSAARFFKQLLAYFCVNQMALSLFRFLGALGRTEVIANSGGTLALLVVFVLGGFIIAKDDIPSWMTWAYYISPMMYGQTALVMNEFLDERWGSPNNDTRINAKTVGEVLLKSRGFFIEPYWFWICIGALIGFTLLFNLFYIIALMYLNPLGNSKATVVEESKDKQKGSDRGTEGSVVELTSTSTKRGMVLPFQPLPLAFSHVNYYVDMPAEMKAQGVEGDRLQLLRDVDGAFRPGVLTALVGVSGAGKTTLMDVLAGRKTGGYIKGSISISGYPKNQATFARVTGYCEQNDIHSPHVTVFESLIYSAWLRLSADIDAKTREMFVEEVMELVELKPLRNSIVGLPGVDGLSTEQRKRLTIAVELVANPSIIFMDEPTSGLDARAAAIVMRTVRNTVDTGRTVVCTIHQPSIDIFESFDELLLMKRGGQVIYAGSLGHNSQKLVEYFEGIEGVPKIKDGYNPATWMLDVSTPSMESQMNVDFAQIFANSSLNQRNQELIKELSTPPPGSNDLYFQTKYAQPFGTQMKACFWKQYWSNWRYPQYNAIRFLMTIVIGVLFGLIFWQTGTKLEKEQDLNNFFGAMYAAVLFLGATNAATVQPAIAIERTVFYREKAAGMYSAIPYAISQVAVEIMYNTVQTALYTLILYSMIGYDWTVVKFFWFYYYMLTSFIYFTLYGMMLVALTPNYQIAGICMSFFLSFWNLFSGFLIARPLIPIWWRWYYWASPVAWTLYGIITSQVGDTDSIVHITGVGDTSLKTLLKDGFGFEHDFLPVVAVVHIAWILVFLFLFAYGIKFLNFQKR; the protein is encoded by the exons ATGCTAGGACGAGATGAGGATCTTGTCCGAACAATGAGCGGGAGAGGTGGGAGTTTAGCCTCAACTAGTCAGCGGAATTTAGCCGGAGCTGCTTCAAGAAGCTTCAGAGACGTGTTCGCTGCCCCGACGGACGACGTGTTTGGTCGGAGCGGACGGAGAGAGGAAGATGACGTGGAACTCCGGTGGGCGGCGCTGGAGAGATTACCGACTTACGATCGGTTAAGGAAAGGTATGTTGCCGCAGACGACGGTCAACGGTAAGGTTGGACTTGAAGAAGTCGACCTGACGAATCTTGCAcctaaagagaagaaacatcttATGGAAATGATTTTGAAGTTCGTCGAAGAAGATAACGAAAAGTTTCTCCGGAGATTAAGAGAAAGAACTGACAg agtgggAATCGAAGTACCGAAGCTTGAAGTAAGGTATGAGAATGTTTCAGTTGAAGGAGATGTTCGTAGTGCAAGCAGAGCTCTTCCTACTCTCTTCAACGTCACTTTGAATACCATCgag AGCATTCTTGGATTATGCCACCTCCTACcgtctaagaagaagaagattcagataCTTAAAGGAATCAGTGGCATTATCAAACCATCAAG GATGACCTTATTACTTGGTCCACCAAGTTCAGGGAAAACAACTTTGTTACAAGCTTTGGCTGGGAAGCTTGATGACACCCTTCAG ATGTCTGGGAGGATAACTTACTGCGGTCACGAGTTTCGCGAGTTTGTTCCTCAGAAGACTTGTGCCTACATTAGTCAGCATGACCTTCACTTTGGAGAGATGACTGTGAGAGAGACACTGGATTTTTCGGGGAGATGTCTAGGTGTTGGTACTCGGTACCAGCTGCTTACTGAGCTctcaaggagagaaagagaagcgGGAATAAAACCAGACCCTGAGATTGATGCATTCATGAAATCCATTTCGATATCAGGGCAAGAAACTAGTTTGGTTACAGACTACGTTCTTAAG ATACTTGGTCTGGACATATGTGCTGACGTACTTGCTGGAGATGTGATGAGACGAGGTATTTCTGGTGGACAGCGGAAGCGCCTAACAACAG GAGAGATGTTGGTTGGACCGGCCACAGCTCTTTTCATGGATGAAATATCAACAGGGTTGGATAGTTCCACAACATTCCAAATCTGCAAGTTCATGAGGCAGTTAGTTCATATCGCGGATGTCACCATGGTTATTTCGCTTCTACAACCTGCTCCCGAGACATTTGAGCTTTTCGACGACATTATCCTGCTCTCAGAGGGGCACATTGTCTACCAGGGGGCCCGAGTCAACGTTCTTGAGTTCTTTGAGTACATGGGGTTCCAGTGTCCTGAAAGGAAAGGTGTTGCAGACTTTTTGCAAGAAGTTACGTCTAAGAAGGACCAAGAACAGTTTTGGAACAAGAGAGAACAACCTTACAGATACGTGTCCGTAAGTGATTTTTCAAGCGGCTTCAATTCTTTTCACACCGGACAACAACTTGCTTCAGAATTCAGGGTTCCGTATGACAAATCTAAAACCCATCCTGCTGCACTGGTGACACAAAAGTATGGTATATCAAACAAGGATCTGTTCAAGGCATGCTTTGATAGAGAATGGTTGTTTATGAAACGCAACTCCTTTGTGTATGTGTTCAAGACCGTCCAGATAACCATCATGTCTTTGATTGCCATGACAGTCTTTCTTAGGACAGAAATGCCTGTTGGCACGGTGCAAGATGGCCAAAAGTTTTATGGTGCTCTCTTTTTCAGCCTGGTCAATCTAATGTTTAATGGTATGGCTGAACTAGCATTCACAGTGATGAGGCTCCCGGTGTTTTTCAAGCAGAGGGACTTCTTGTTCTATCCTCCATGGGCTTTCGCCTTACCAGCTTTCCTTCTGAAGATTCCATTGTCTCTTATTGAATCTGTAATATGGATTGTTCTTACATACTACACTATTGGTTTCGCTCCTTCTGCTGCTAG GTTCTTCAAGCAGTTGTTGGCATACTTCTGTGTGAATCAGATGGCCCTTTCTTTGTTTAGATTCCTTGGAGCCCTTGGAAGAACTGAAGTAATCGCCAACTCGGGCGGGACATTAGCATTGCTAGTCGTATTTGTTCTTGGAGGCTTCATTATTGCTAAAG ATGACATACCGTCGTGGATGACTTGGGCTTATTATATATCACCTATGATGTATGGACAGACTGCATTAGTTATGAATGAGTTTCTTGATGAGCGATGGGGCAGC CCAAACAATGATACACGCATCAACGCGAAAACAGTTGGAGAAGTCTTGCTGAAGAGCCGAGGCTTCTTTATAGAGCCATATTGGTTTTGGATATGTATCGGAGCGCTAATTGGGTTTACTCTGTTGTTCAATCTCTTTTACATAATAGCTTTGATGTATTTAAACC CTCTCGGTAACTCCAAAGCTACTGTTGTGGAAGAAAGTAAAGACAAACAGAAAGGGAGTGACCGTGGAACAGAAG GTTCTGTAGTTGAACTCACTAGTACTTCAACAAAGAGAGGAATGGTTTTACCTTTTCAACCGCTCCCTCTTGCATTTAGTCATGTGAACTACTACGTTGATATGCCTGCA GAAATGAAGGCTCAAGGAGTTGAAGGCGACCGCCTCCAGTTACTAAGAGACGTTGATGGAGCTTTCAGACCAGGCGTATTGACAGCTTTGGTCGGTGTCAGTGGTGCAGGTAAGACAACCTTAATGGATGTCCTGGCCGGCAGGAAAACAGGAGGCTACATCAAAGGGAGTATTAGCATATCCGGTTACCCAAAGAACCAAGCAACATTTGCTAGAGTCACTGGTTACTGTGAACAAAATGATATCCATTCTCCACACGTTACCGTTTTTGAATCCCTCATCTACTCAGCATGGCTTCGTCTATCCGCTGATATTGATGCTAAAACTCGAGAG ATGTTTGTTGAAGAAGTGATGGAGTTGGTGGAGCTCAAACCCCTTAGAAACTCTATAGTTGGCCTTCCTGGTGTAGATGGTCTTTCAACAGAACAGAGGAAAAGGCTTACTATTGCGGTTGAGTTGGTAGCTAACCCGTCAATAATATTTATGGACGAGCCAACATCTGGTCTTGATGCAAGAGCTGCCGCCATCGTTATGCGTACTGTTAGGAATACCGTTGATACAGGAAGAACTGTAGTTTGTACAATTCATCAGCCTAGCATCGATATCTTTGAATCCTTCGATGAG CTGCTACTGATGAAACGAGGAGGCCAAGTTATATATGCGGGAAGTCTAGGACACAACTCACAAAAACTCGTTGAATACTTTGAG GGTATTGAAGGGGTTCCAAAGATCAAGGACGGATACAATCCTGCGACGTGGATGCTTGACGTCAGTACTCCTTCAATGGAGTCACAAATGAACGTGGACTTTGCTCAAATATTTGCCAACTCCTCTCTTAATCA GAGAAACCAGGAACTCATCAAAGAGCTCAGTACTCCACCACCGGGATCTAATGATCTCTACTTCCAAACCAAGTACGCGCAACCGTTTGGTACTCAAATGAAGGCTTGCTTCTGGAAACAGTATTGGTCAAACTGGAGATATCCTCAGTACAATGCCATTCGGTTTCTCATGACGATAGTCATTGGTGTCTTGTTTGGTCTTATTTTCTGGCAAACCGGAACTAAATT gGAGAAAGAGCAAGACCTGAATAATTTCTTTGGAGCCATGTACGCTGCTGTATTGTTCCTCGGTGCCACCAATGCTGCAACAGTTCAACCCGCGATTGCCATTGAGCGAACGGTGTTCTACCGTGAAAAAGCCGCTGGAATGTACTCTGCCATTCCCTATGCAATTTCTCAG GTAGCAGTGGAAATCATGTACAACACCGTACAAACTGCACTCTACACACTAATCCTTTACTCGATGATCGGGTACGACTGGACTGTGGTCAAGTTCTTCTGGTTCTACTACTACATGTTAACAAGCTTCATCTACTTCACCCTATACGGTATGATGCTTGTGGCCTTGACACCAAACTATCAAATAGCTGGAATCTGCATGTCCTTCTTCCTCAGTTTCTGGAATCTTTTCTCCGGTTTCCTCATTGCTAGACCG CTAATACCGATATGGTGGAGATGGTACTACTGGGCATCGCCTGTGGCTTGGACATTGTACGGGATCATCACATCTCAAGTAGGAGACACAGATTCGATTGTGCACATCACTGGCGTTGGAGACACGAGTCTGAAAACGTTGCTCAAAGATGGATTCGGGTTCGAACATGACTTCTTACCAGTTGTAGCAGTTGTCCACATAGCATGGATCctagtttttctctttctctttgccTATGGTATCAAGTTCCTCAACTTccaaaaaaggtga
- the LOC104792415 gene encoding ABC transporter G family member 34, with translation MQGRDEDLVRTMSGRGGSLASTSHRSLAEAASRSFREVFASPTDDVFGRSERREEDEVELRWAALERLPTYDRLRKGMLPQTMVNGKVGLEEVDLTNLAPKEKKHLMDMILKFVEEDNEKFLRRLRERTDRVGIEVPKIEVRYENVSVEGDVRSASRALPTLFNVTLNTIESILGLFHLLPSKKKKIQILKSISGIIKPSRMTLLLGPPSSGKTTLLQALAGKLDDTLQMTGRITYCGHEFSEFVPQKTCAYISQHDLHFGEMTVRETLDFSGRCLGVGTRYQLLTELSRREKEAGIKPDPEIDAFMKSIAIAGQETSLVTDYVLKILGLDICADTLAGDVMRRGISGGQRKRLTTGEMLVGPATALFMDEISTGLDSSTTFQICKFMRQLVHIADVTMVISLLQPAPETFELFDDIILLSEGHIVYQGARDKVLEFFEYMGFQCPERKGVADFLQEVTSKKDQEQYWNRREQPYSYVSVSDFSSGYNSFHTGQQLASEFRVPYDKAKTHPAALVTQKYGISNKELFKACFDREWLLMKRNSFVYVFKTVQITIMSLIAMSVFFRTEMHVGTVQDGQKFYGALFFSLLNLMFNGMAELAFTVMRLPVFFKQRDFLFYPPWAFALPAFLLKIPLSLIESVIWIVLTYYTIGFAPSASRFFRQLLAYFSVNQMALSLFRFLGALGRTEVVATSVGTLSLLVVFVLGGFIVAKDDIPSWMTWAYYISPMMYGQTALVMNEFLDERWDTPNNDTRIDAKTVGEVLLKSRGFFTEPYWFWICIGALLGFSVLFNVFYILALTYLNPLGDSKATVVEEGKEKHRGNNRGTEVELTSTSTHWPKRGMVLPFQPLSLAFSHVNYYVDMPAEMKAQGVEGDRLQLLRDVGGAFRPGVLTALVGVSGAGKTTLMDVLAGRKTGGYIEGSISISGYPKNQATFARVTGYCEQNDIHSPHVTVYESLIYSAWLRLSADIDVKTREMFVEEVMELVELKPLRNSIVGLPGVDGLSTEQRKRLTIAVELVANPSIIFMDEPTSGLDARAAAIVMRTVRNTVDTGRTVVCTIHQPSIDIFESFDELLLMKRGGQVIYDGSLGHHSQKLVEYFEAIEGVPKITDGYNPATWMLDVTSPSMETQLSVDFAQIFANSSLYQRNQELIKELSTPPPGSNDLYFQTKYAQPFATQMKACFWKQYWSSWRYPQYNAIRFLMTIVIGFMFGLIFWQTGTKIEKEQDLNNFFGAMYAAVMFLGGTNASTVQPAIAIERTVFYREKAAGMYSAIPYAISQVAVEIMYNIIQTGLYTLILYSMIGYDWTAVKFFWFYYYMLTSFVYFTLYGMMLVALTPNYQIAGICMSFFMSLWNLFSGFLIPKPLIPIWWRWYYWASPVAWTLYGIITSQVGDTDSIVRISGVGDTSLKTLLKDGFGFEHDFLPVVAVVHIAWILVFLFVFAYGIKFLNFQKR, from the exons ATGCAAGGACGAGATGAGGATCTTGTCCGAACAATGAGCGGGAGAGGTGGGAGTTTAGCCTCAACTAGTCACCGGAGTTTAGCCGAAGCTGCATCAAGAAGCTTCAGAGAAGTGTTCGCTTCCCCGACGGACGACGTTTTTGGTCGGAGCGAACGGAGAGAGGAAGATGAGGTGGAGCTCCGGTGGGCGGCGCTTGAGAGACTACCGACTTACGATCGGTTGAGGAAAGGTATGCTGCCGCAGACGATGGTCAACGGTAAAGTTGGACTTGAAGAAGTTGACCTGACGAATCTTGCACCTAAAGAGAAGAAGCATCTTATGGATATGATTTTGAAGTTCGTCGAAGAAGATAACGAAAAGTTTCTCCGGAGATTGAGAGAAAGAACTGACAG agtgggAATTGAAGTACCGAAGATTGAAGTAAGGTATGAGAATGTTTCAGTGGAAGGAGATGTTCGTAGTGCAAGCAGAGCTCTTCCTACTCTCTTCAACGTCACTTTGAATACCATCGAG AGCATTCTTGGATTATTCCACCTCCTTCcatctaagaagaagaagattcagataCTTAAATCTATCAGTGGCATTATCAAACCATCAAG GATGACCTTATTACTTGGTCCACCAAGTTCAGGGAAAACAACTTTGTTACAAGCTTTGGCTGGGAAGCTTGATGACACCCTCcag ATGACTGGGAGGATAACTTACTGCGGTCATGAGTTTAGCGAGTTTGTTCCTCAGAAGACTTGTGCCTACATTAGTCAGCATGATCTTCACTTCGGAGAGATGACGGTGAGAGAGACACTGGATTTTTCGGGGAGATGTCTAGGTGTTGGGACTCGGTACCAGCTGCTTACGGAGCTCTCAAGGAGGGAAAAAGAAGCTGGAATAAAGCCAGACCCTGAGATTGATGCATTCATGAAATCCATTGCGATAGCAGGGCAAGAAACTAGTCTGGTTACAGACTATGTTCTTAAG ATACTTGGTCTGGACATCTGTGCTGACACACTTGCTGGAGATGTGATGAGACGAGGTATTTCTGGTGGACAGAGGAAGCGTCTAACAACAG GAGAGATGTTGGTTGGACCGGCCACAGCTCTTTTCATGGATGAAATATCAACAGGGTTGGATAGTTCCACAACATTCCAAATCTGCAAGTTCATGAGGCAGTTAGTTCATATCGCGGATGTCACCATGGTTATTTCGCTTCTACAACCTGCTCCCGAGACGTTTGAGCTTTTCGACGACATTATCCTGCTCTCAGAGGGGCACATTGTCTACCAAGGGGCCCGAGACAAAGTTCTTGAGTTCTTTGAGTACATGGGGTTCCAATGTCCTGAAAGAAAAGGTGTTGCAGACTTTTTGCAAGAAGTTACGTCTAAGAAGGACCAAGAACAGTATTGGAACAGGAGAGAACAACCTTACAGCTATGTGTCCGTAAGTGATTTTTCAAGCGGCTACAACTCTTTTCACACTGGGCAACAACTTGCTTCAGAATTCAGGGTTCCGTATGACAAAGCTAAAACCCATCCTGCTGCACTAGTGACACAAAAGTATGGTATATCAAACAAGGAGTTATTCAAGGCATGCTTTGATAGAGAATGGCTGCTTATGAAACGCAACTCCTTTGTTTATGTGTTCAAGACCGTTCAGATAACCATCATGTCTTTGATTGCCATGTCGGTCTTTTTTAGGACAGAAATGCATGTTGGCACGGTGCAGGATGGTCAAAAGTTTTATGGTGCTCTCTTTTTCAGTTTGCTCAATCTAATGTTTAATGGAATGGCTGAACTAGCATTCACAGTGATGAGGCTTCCAGTTTTCTTTAAGCAAAGGGACTTCTTGTTCTATCCTCCATGGGCTTTCGCCTTACCAGCTTTTCTTCTGAAGATCCCATTATCTCTTATTGAATCAGTAATATGGATCGTTCTTACATACTACACTATTGGTTTTGCTCCTTCTGCTTCCAG GTTCTTCCGGCAGTTATTGGCGTACTTTAGTGTGAATCAGATGGCCCTTTCTTTGTTTAGATTCCTTGGTGCCCTTGGAAGAACAGAAGTAGTCGCAACCTCAGTCGGGACCTTGTCATTGCTAGTCGTATTTGTTCTTGGAGGCTTCATTGTTGCTAAAG aTGACATCCCATCATGGATGACTTGGGCCTATTATATATCACCTATGATGTATGGACAGACTGCATTAGTTATGAATGAATTTCTTGATGAGCGATGGGACACT CCAAACAATGATACACGCATTGACGCGAAAACAGTTGGAGAAGTATTGCTGAAGAGCCGAGGCTTCTTTACAGAGCCATATTGGTTTTGGATATGTATCGGAGCGTTACTTGGATTTTCTGTGTTGTTCAATGTCTTTTACATCTTAGCCTTGACGTATTTGAACC CTCTCGGTGACTCCAAAGCTACAGTTGTGGAAGAAGGTAAAGAGAAACATAGAGGAAATAACCGTGGAACAGAAG TGGAACTCACAAGTACTTCAACTCATTGGCCAAAGAGAGGAATGGTTTTACCTTTTCAACCGCTCTCTCTTGCATTTAGTCATGTGAACTACTACGTTGATATGCCTGCA GAAATGAAGGCTCAAGGAGTTGAAGGCGACCGCCTCCAGTTACTAAGAGACGTTGGTGGAGCTTTCAGACCAGGCGTATTGACAGCATTGGTCGGTGTCAGTGGTGCGGGTAAGACAACCTTAATGGATGTCCTGGCCGGCAGGAAAACAGGAGGCTACATCGAAGGGAGTATTAGCATATCCGGATACCCAAAGAACCAAGCAACATTTGCTAGAGTCACTGGTTACTGTGAACAAAATGATATCCACTCTCCACACGTTACCGTTTATGAATCCCTCATCTACTCAGCATGGCTTCGTCTTTCCGCCGATATAGATGTCAAAACTCGAGAG ATGTTTGTTGAAGAAGTGATGGAGTTGGTGGAGCTTAAACCCCTTAGAAACTCTATAGTTGGGCTTCCTGGTGTAGATGGTCTTTCAACAGAACAGAGGAAAAGGCTTACTATTGCTGTTGAATTGGTAGCTAACCCATCAATAATATTCATGGACGAGCCAACATCTGGTCTTGATGCAAGAGCTGCCGCCATCGTTATGCGTACTGTTAGGAATACCGTTGATACAGGAAGAACCGTAGTTTGCACAATTCACCAGCCTAGCATCGATATTTTCGAATCCTTCGATGAG CTGTTGTTGATGAAACGAGGAGGCCAAGTTATATATGATGGAAGTCTTGGACATCACTCACAAAAACTCGTTGAATACTTCGAG GCTATTGAAGGGGTCCCGAAGATCACAGACGGATACAATCCTGCGACGTGGATGCTTGACGTCACTAGTCCTTCAATGGAGACACAACTGAGCGTGGACTTTGCTCAAATATTCGCCAACTCCTCTCTTTATCA GAGAAATCAGGAACTCATCAAAGAGCTCAGTACTCCACCACCGGGATCTAATGATCTCTACTTCCAAACCAAGTACGCGCAACCGTTTGCTACTCAAATGAAGGCTTGCTTCTGGAAACAGTATTGGTCGAGTTGGAGATATCCTCAGTATAATGCCATTCGGTTTCTCATGACAATAGTCATTGGTTTCATGTTTGGTCTAATTTTCTGGCAAACAGGAACCAAAAT agagaaagagcaaGACCTGAATAATTTCTTTGGAGCCATGTACGCTGCTGTAATGTTCCTCGGTGGCACTAACGCTTCAACAGTTCAACCTGCGATTGCCATTGAGCGAACGGTGTTCTACCGAGAGAAAGCAGCTGGAATGTACTCTGCCATTCCCTATGCAATTTCTCAG GTAGCAGTGGAAATCATGTACAACATTATACAAACTGGACTCTACACGCTAATCCTTTACTCGATGATCGGATACGACTGGACTGCTGTcaaattcttttggttttactACTACATGTTAACAAGCTTCGTCTACTTCACCTTATACGGTATGATGCTTGTGGCCTTGACACCAAACTATCAAATAGCCGGAATCTGCATGTCATTCTTCATGAGTCTTTGGAATCTTTTCTCCGGTTTCCTCATCCCTAAACCG CTAATACCGATATGGTGGAGATGGTACTACTGGGCATCGCCCGTGGCTTGGACGTTGTATGGAATCATCACATCTCAAGTAGGAGACACAGATTCGATAGTGCGCATAAGTGGTGTTGGAGACACGAGTCTGAAAACGTTGCTCAAAGATGGATTCGGGTTCGAACATGACTTCTTACCAGTTGTAGCCGTTGTCCACATAGCATGGAtccttgtttttctctttgtattTGCTTATGGTATCAAGTTCCTCAACTTCCAAAAAAGGTAA